The Oculatellaceae cyanobacterium DNA window TACCCCAGTATCTACAGCATTATGGTTTGGCGATGCTAGAAGGGTTACTGTGGGAACTGCTAAAATCTGGTCATAACCAAGCTGAGTTGAATCTGTGTACCTCCACTGCGATGGTGCAAGAATTAACTGCTCATGGTATTGAACGAGTAAACTTATGGCAGAAGGGTGTGGATACTGAAATGTTTCAACCACACTTAGCTTGTAGGGAAATGCGATCGCGCTTAAGCCAAGGACATCCTGAAAGCCCACTGTTACTATATGTTGGACGACTGGGCGCTGAAAAGGAAATTGACCGGATTAAGCCAGTATTAGAAGCTATTCCTAACGCCCGCCTTGCTTTAGTGGGAAATGGGCCACATCGGGAAGCTTTAGAAGAACACTTTGCGGGTACTCCTACTTATTTTGTAGGTTATCTGGAAGGCTTAGAACTCGCTTCAGCTTTTGCTTCGGCAGATGCTTTTATTTTTCCCTCTCGCACCGAAACATTAGGCTTAGTCTTACTAGAAGCAATGGCTGCTGGTTGTCCTGTCGTAGCGGCGCGTTCTGGTGGAATTCCTGATATTGTGCAAGATGGGGTTAATGGCTATCTATTCGATCCTACTGATGAACAAGGTGCGATCGCAGCTACTCAACGCTTACTAGATAATCAAGGAGAACGTGAAAATATACGTCAAAATGCTCGTTATGAAGCAGAAAGATGGGGATGGGCTGCTGCTACTCGCCAGCTTAAAAACTACTACAAGGCTGTAGTTTACTCCCAATCTATGTCACCTGCTGCCTAGAAAATAAACATCTATTAGCATTGGCAATTTTTAGCTGATTCGGGATGGGCGTAATATAACAATTTATGTATCTGCCTTTAAAGACTGACAATTAATTGTTTGTACCCATCCCCACATTTAGCTAAGTTTCTTCTTGATTATCCTGAAAGGGACTTTTGCCAATACTCAATTGCTTCTTGGTACGTTTAAGATCTTTCCAAAGAGCTTTTATTTGCTTATAAGACTCTTCTGGAGATAGCTTGCCACCAGTTTCCAAGTTACAAATATAGTTGACTCTTTGAGCAAATTCTTGTAAGTTAGCGTTAAAAACCAGATTTTCTGGCTTCACATGACCG harbors:
- a CDS encoding glycosyltransferase translates to MRIALFTETFLPKVDGIVTRLRHTVEHLQRNGDQVLIFCPDGGLTEYKGAKIYGVSGFPLPLYPELKLALPRPSIGTALEQFKPDIIHVVNPAILGLAGLFYGKAMQVPLIASYHTHLPQYLQHYGLAMLEGLLWELLKSGHNQAELNLCTSTAMVQELTAHGIERVNLWQKGVDTEMFQPHLACREMRSRLSQGHPESPLLLYVGRLGAEKEIDRIKPVLEAIPNARLALVGNGPHREALEEHFAGTPTYFVGYLEGLELASAFASADAFIFPSRTETLGLVLLEAMAAGCPVVAARSGGIPDIVQDGVNGYLFDPTDEQGAIAATQRLLDNQGERENIRQNARYEAERWGWAAATRQLKNYYKAVVYSQSMSPAA